In a single window of the Sphingosinicella microcystinivorans genome:
- a CDS encoding arylamine N-acetyltransferase family protein, protein MLTELTPEQMDRYCARIGVPRAGAPDLERLAAIQRGHVHAFTWEVLDAFMGWPNAIDPAAAFDKMIGGTRGGWCYEMNGLLGAALAAAGFQVTRLCSGVRRADLGDAVVGNHLTLRVDLREPWLVDGGLGDAPARPIPLAVGDHREDFHDFGIEAADADWLRYRNQRFGAAPSFDFRADYTDEPQLAAQQAWLMSDDGSPFRSNLVVMRHFEGRIESIVNRTRRTVTAGGMTTEAMSGPDDLAAALGGVFGLEVPDVAAVWAKVETLPKGEFE, encoded by the coding sequence ATGCTGACTGAACTGACGCCGGAGCAGATGGACCGGTACTGCGCGCGCATCGGCGTGCCGCGCGCGGGCGCGCCCGACCTCGAACGCCTCGCGGCGATCCAGCGCGGACACGTGCACGCCTTCACGTGGGAAGTGCTCGACGCCTTCATGGGCTGGCCGAATGCCATCGACCCGGCGGCGGCGTTCGACAAGATGATCGGCGGCACGCGCGGCGGCTGGTGCTACGAGATGAACGGGCTCCTGGGCGCGGCGCTTGCGGCGGCGGGCTTTCAGGTCACGCGCCTGTGCAGCGGCGTGCGCCGCGCCGATCTCGGCGACGCGGTGGTGGGCAACCACCTGACGCTGCGCGTGGACTTGCGAGAGCCGTGGCTGGTGGACGGCGGCCTCGGCGACGCGCCCGCGCGGCCGATCCCGCTCGCCGTCGGCGACCACCGCGAGGATTTCCACGACTTCGGCATCGAGGCGGCGGACGCGGACTGGCTGCGCTACCGCAACCAGCGCTTCGGCGCGGCGCCAAGCTTCGACTTCAGGGCGGACTACACGGACGAGCCGCAGCTCGCCGCGCAGCAGGCGTGGCTGATGAGCGACGACGGCTCGCCGTTCCGGAGCAACCTCGTGGTGATGCGCCACTTCGAGGGCCGCATCGAATCCATCGTCAACCGCACGCGGCGCACGGTGACGGCAGGCGGCATGACGACGGAGGCGATGAGCGGGCCGGACGATCTCGCCGCGGCGCTCGGCGGCGTGTTCGGACTGGAGGTGCCGGACGTGGCGGCGGTGTGGGCGAAGGTGGAGACGCTGCCGAAGGGGGAGTTCGAGTAG
- the recO gene encoding DNA repair protein RecO, producing the protein MHLDAEALVCAAIPHGENGAVVRFLTAEAGLVAGYVPGGRSQRLRPALAPGTCVRLRLDGRSETQLARAGVEIVRSRAALAFDPLALALVEWLAGLAATLLPEGHPYPRIHETLESVLDLAELQDDPLVTLAALARFELLLLAELGFGLDLSACAATGQTHDLAFVSPKTGRAVSAGAGAPYADRLFRLPAFVANGGAASAEDVAEALRIARHFIARDLLAGRRAASLTAARDRIEARLKR; encoded by the coding sequence ATGCACCTCGATGCTGAAGCCCTCGTCTGCGCCGCGATTCCCCACGGCGAGAACGGCGCGGTCGTGCGCTTCCTCACGGCGGAGGCAGGCCTCGTCGCCGGCTACGTGCCGGGCGGGCGGTCGCAGCGGCTGCGCCCCGCGCTCGCGCCCGGCACGTGCGTGCGCCTGCGGCTCGACGGCCGCTCGGAGACGCAGCTTGCCCGCGCGGGCGTGGAGATCGTGCGCTCGCGCGCCGCGCTCGCCTTCGATCCGCTGGCGCTGGCGCTCGTCGAGTGGCTGGCGGGTCTCGCCGCGACGCTGCTCCCCGAAGGCCACCCCTATCCGCGTATCCATGAAACGCTGGAATCGGTGCTCGACCTCGCCGAGCTTCAGGACGATCCGCTCGTCACGCTCGCCGCACTCGCGCGCTTCGAGCTGCTGCTGCTTGCGGAGCTGGGTTTCGGGCTCGACCTTTCCGCCTGCGCCGCGACGGGGCAGACGCACGACCTCGCCTTCGTTTCCCCGAAAACCGGCCGCGCGGTGAGCGCGGGCGCGGGCGCGCCCTATGCGGACCGCCTGTTCCGCCTGCCGGCGTTCGTTGCGAACGGCGGCGCGGCGAGCGCGGAGGACGTCGCCGAGGCGCTGCGCATCGCCCGCCATTTCATCGCGCGTGACCTCCTCGCCGGCCGCCGCGCCGCAAGCCTCACCGCCGCACGCGACCGGATCGAGGCGCGGCTGAAGCGTTGA